The following proteins are co-located in the Candida dubliniensis CD36 chromosome 3, complete sequence genome:
- a CDS encoding indigoidine synthase A-like protein, putative (gene contains an Indigoidine_A (Pfam:PF04227) domain; suggested role in carbohydrate metabolism), with protein MIKRSILRISQEVTKALKEQRPVVALESTIITHGLPYPQNIEMAKSVEQVLRDKGVVPATCAFIEGVPHVGINDFEGLSNAVKVSRRDIGYVMANKLNGGTTVASTMILSHLAGIKVFATGGLGGVHRDGQFSMDVSADLMELGKTPVSVVCAGPKSILDIGLTMEYLETQGVFVGTYNPEKLDNVQVPGFYCRESGVISPYGFESFAEAAQIGHYQAMVGSGSVFCIPPPKETAMDSKVVGDIIERANQKAKELGVSGKQLTPFLLSEIATSTQGKSVESNISLVKNNASAAAEIAKEMVRMVVPSVLVVGSVALDTMAKLGPGSKMGDSNIGTVRSSIGGVGYNIAKASGYVNGNTKFVSKVGDDVGGRTIQEQVPGLGIGRGRTAQYVSMHDSSGELIVACADMEIAEEMEVNDKAGVAVYDCNLSSETVSKALPNNEYNIIEPTSHVKARRIGKMEVGVFPNNRVKLITPTVAELSSIHESMRDKFDDEWFGVLDAMQVDQIRDRLDKRWYDKGVYQQCFQLLPFFQNILVKLGKDGVLLVSLCTTVEDYRSIPTTSPYRPKSIVYSRGRGVGAVVEYFPIPKENENIEVDNVTGAGDALVGYLAGKLSESNWLNHEIGSVEQVWGKWESIYKAQLAAGLTIRGRSQEIANI; from the coding sequence ATGATTAAACGATCGATTCTCCGTATATCACAAGAGGTCACAAAAGCACTCAAAGAGCAAAGGCCGGTTGTTGCTTTAGAGTCTACAATCATTACCCATGGCTTGCCGTATCCGCAAAACATAGAAATGGCCAAAAGTGTTGAGCAGGTGTTACGAGATAAAGGTGTTGTTCCTGCAACGTGTGCATTTATTGAAGGCGTGCCACATGTTGGGATTAACGATTTTGAGGGGTTAAGCAACGCAGTCAAGGTATCTAGGCGAGATATTGGATATGTGATGGCCAACAAGTTGAATGGGGGTACGACAGTTGCTCTGACAATGATTTTGTCTCATCTTGCTGGGATAAAGGTATTTGCGACAGGTGGGCTTGGTGGTGTGCACCGTGATGGCCAGTTTAGTATGGACGTTTCTGCTGACTTGATGGAATTGGGGAAGACACCCGTTAGTGTTGTGTGTGCTGGTCCGAAATCGATATTGGATATTGGGTTGACGATGGAGTATTTGGAGACACAAGGTGTTTTTGTAGGGACATATAATCCCGAGAAGTTGGATAACGTACAGGTGCCGGGGTTTTATTGTCGTGAGTCGGGAGTGATATCGCCATATGGGTTTGAGTCGTTTGCTGAGGCAGCACAGATTGGACATTACCAGGCGATGGTAGGGTCGGGGAGTGTGTTTTGTATTCCGCCGCCAAAGGAAACTGCCATGGATAGTAAGGTGGTTGGGGATATAATAGAACGGGCTAACCAGAAGGCGAAGGAATTGGGAGTTCTGGGCAAGCAGTTGACGCCGTTTTTGTTGAGCGAGATTGCTACATCAACTCAAGGCAAGTCCGTGGAGAGTAATATTAGTTTGGTAAAGAACAATGCGAGTGCTGCAGCAGAAATTGCCAAGGAGATGGTAAGGATGGTAGTTCCTTCTGTTTTGGTGGTGGGGTCAGTTGCACTTGACACGATGGCTAAACTTGGTCCTGGAAGCAAGATGGGGGACTCGAATATTGGCACGGTTAGGAGTTCTATTGGTGGTGTTGGGTATAATATTGCCAAAGCCAGTGGGTATGTAAATGGGAATACCAAGTTTGTCTCAAAGGTGGGGGATGATGTGGGAGGGAGAACCATCCAGGAACAAGTGCCTGGGTTGGGTATTGGCAGGGGGAGAACGGCGCAGTATGTGAGCATGCATGATAGTAGTGGGGAGTTGATTGTTGCGTGTGCTGATATGGAGATAGCAGAGGAGATGGAGGTAAACGACAAGGCTGGTGTGGCGGTGTATGATTGTAATTTATCGTCAGAAACGGTGTCGAAAGCACTTCCAAACAATGAGTATAACATTATTGAGCCCACGTCGCATGTCAAAGCGAGACGTATTGGGAAGATGGAGGTGGGAGTTTTCCCCAACAATAGGGTCAAGTTGATTACGCCGACAGTTGCAGAGTTGTCCTCGATTCACGAGTCAATGCGAGACAAGTTTGATGATGAGTGGTTTGGGGTGTTGGATGCCATGCAGGTTGATCAGATTAGGGATAGGTTGGATAAGAGGTGGTACGACAAGGGTGTTTATCAGCAGTGTTTCCAGTTGTTGCCGTTTTTCCAGAATATACTAGTCAAACTTGGCAAGGATGGGGTGTTGTTAGTCAGTTTGTGCACCACAGTGGAAGACTATAGGTCTATTCCTACGACGTCTCCGTATCGGCCAAAGAGTATAGTTTACAGTCGGGGCAGGGGAGTGGGTGCAGTTGTTGAGTATTTCCCGATCCCCAAAGAGAATGAGAATATCGAGGTGGATAATGTTACTGGTGCTGGTGATGCGCTTGTGGGGTATCTTGCGGGTAAGCTTTCTGAACTGAACTGGCTCAACCATGAGATTGGTTCGGTTGAACAAGTTTGGGGGAAATGGGAGTCGATCTATAAGGCGCAATTGGCTGCGGGTTTAACTATACGAGGTAGAAGTC